In Thermotomaculum hydrothermale, a single genomic region encodes these proteins:
- the rpiB gene encoding ribose 5-phosphate isomerase B — MKIAIGSDHGGFKLKEVIKNYLIDKGYQVDDLGCYSEESVDYPDFAEKVAKAVAGGDFNLGVLMCGTGIGISIAANKVKGIRAALCHDGLTARLAKQHNNANIICMGGRTTGVETAKDIIDNFLSSEFEGGRHLRRINKIKDMENS, encoded by the coding sequence ATGAAAATAGCCATAGGCTCTGACCACGGAGGTTTTAAATTAAAAGAAGTTATTAAAAATTATTTGATAGACAAGGGCTATCAGGTTGACGATTTAGGATGCTATTCAGAAGAAAGCGTTGATTACCCTGATTTTGCAGAAAAGGTGGCAAAGGCTGTTGCAGGTGGAGATTTCAATTTAGGAGTTTTAATGTGCGGTACAGGGATAGGGATTTCCATAGCGGCCAACAAGGTTAAGGGAATAAGGGCTGCCTTATGCCATGACGGCTTAACGGCAAGGCTTGCTAAGCAACACAATAATGCCAATATAATCTGCATGGGGGGTAGGACAACAGGAGTTGAAACTGCAAAGGATATAATTGATAATTTTCTCTCTTCAGAGTTTGAAGGTGGAAGGCATTTAAGAAGAATAAATAAAATAAAGGATATGGAAAATTCTTAA